In Malus sylvestris chromosome 15, drMalSylv7.2, whole genome shotgun sequence, a single genomic region encodes these proteins:
- the LOC126603524 gene encoding elongation of fatty acids protein 3-like, producing the protein MSHVVSNLRYWLVNHPTILHFSWIPGQTPASTPLFLTLSLIFYLSLTFLLRRLPLSPINPVLLKPITAVHNLILFLISLIMAVGCTLTILSPNTPNLDWILCFPPNTSPTGPHFFWAYVYYLSKILEFFDTLFIILSGSIQRLSFLHVYHHATVLVMCYLWLHTCQSLSPVALVTNASVHVLMYGYYFLCAVGIRPKWKRVVTDCQIVQFLFSFVVSGRMLYLHFTGSGCSGIWGWCFNAAFNASLLALFIDFHARSYAKRQNMVSRQKNKSS; encoded by the coding sequence ATGAGCCACGTCGTGTCAAACCTCCGGTACTGGCTGGTCAACCACCCTACGATTCTCCACTTCTCGTGGATTCCAGGTCAAACTCCAGCCTCCACCCCACTcttcctcactctctctctcatcttctaCCTCTCTCTCACCTTCCTCCTCCGCCGCCTCCCACTCTCCCCCATCAACCCCGTACTACTCAAACCAATCACAGCCGTCCACAACCTCatcctcttcctcatctcccTCATCATGGCCGTCGGATGCACCCTCACCATTCTCTCCCCCAACACTCCAAACCTCGATTGGATCCTCTGCTTCCCACCCAACACCTCCCCGACCGGGCCCCACTTTTTCTGGGCCTACGTCTACTACCTCTCAAAAATCCTCGAATTCTTCGACAccctcttcatcatcctcagcGGGTCCATTCAACGGCTCTCCTTTCTCCACGTATACCACCACGCGACAGTGCTGGTCATGTGCTACTTATGGCTGCACACGTGCCAGTCCCTATCCCCAGTGGCGCTCGTGACCAACGCGTCAGTGCACGTGCTCATGTACGGGTACTACTTCTTGTGCGCGGTCGGGATCCGGCCCAAGTGGAAGCGGGTCGTCACGGATTGCCAGATCGTGCAGTTTTTGTTCAGCTTCGTGGTGTCGGGTCGGATGCTGTACTTGCACTTCACCGGGTCGGGTTGCTCCGGGATTTGGGGCTGGTGCTTCAACGCTGCGTTTAACGCCTCTCTCTTGGCCCTGTTTATTGACTTTCACGCCAGGAGTTATGCCAAGAGACAGAATATGGTATCGCGTCAAAAGAATAAAAGCTCATGA